A region of Necator americanus strain Aroian chromosome I, whole genome shotgun sequence DNA encodes the following proteins:
- a CDS encoding hypothetical protein (NECATOR_CHRI.G1717.T1), translated as MEFDGTLLNGHAGTSTAVKEEQMEDEDWDPDEGVSDFYRNHPCARNEPYPCTSQEEFIREEDCFNPDDYEEVSKTNSPKTPFVPPSRRDDAPLASILNPQLDNIDPRRFFADYEHNAVVRFSRIFAASIKSSSKAEIWWPSKTFHKKVNAEKPVKSEKKKLALTFAPDPPVEMLVPDEEALMLSSKTKANPSQAGTSRAGDVQSEDTMAPWRVGPAKIWYDRAGVPSTASTYDYGLVKRKKESVSERQQAQKLLPAELIEWEEEIMIESDDFREEVLDELKYGVEPACGWVPTQYTRTYEQYMLAVKNDAFDLMFQPVQKGITPSPITLAPHADIITEPSASHSLFPHDFVSQHEHRWEDDVILDPKHVDRITEPKVLSLDYLDDPLIYGMPDDRRSDDPMDAPTNKPFDRKEHQFTKKSKMILGQVQQRQKQEEEEQMETSVAQMTDKDPFNLSNDDYYLPKAINKSGPAGNSMLIQHSIPAQNIHRTFFPTFLLPSKLRHFHRQPLSKRVIRQFNGRWVDIKKLTKYIKLKEEQREKQRCAEGGGDIFFMRDVADLSGRDGDLVLLEYSEEHPPLLCQPGMASKIKNFYKKKPGKDADPDFEYGDMAYLHTVPFLGQLQPGQAMQSVENNLFRAPIYRHSPQHNDYLLIRNRNGWFIRPCPPLFLVGQECPLYEVPSPNSKRATIFVRDFLLAFIYRLFWASEHRPRRLKMDDIKAAFPHYAESSVRKRLKQCSDFKRLGTGPDQNYWVLRPEFRLPSKEEVLAMVTPEMCCAQYSMLAAEQRLKDAGYGEKYFFTPENEDDSDDQVTIEDEIKCAPWNTTRAFLSSMRGKCLLDQTGIADPTGCGQGFSYVRVSQKPQKDDTPAMPKRLVTGTNADLRKLPLKEAKEICRDYGVREEEINALSRWEIIDVIRTLSTQAAKAKADSSGDHGNVSGMARFARGNIRFNFADMQEKYKKHCQHIFDLQNQTLANPEALSTDEGSSGEDSDNEELATRLETMLQANKGKKHISMSERARMEFENEEKERQDLKRMVHGDAPMKTEKDKKEATAEEKKNVSKIGEDLAASASKISGITANQKLKIYRTMKNPDGTESTRVEVVTRPQLIEAYTRIRMTKDENFIEVYAQMDEQFKEERRKQKRRLQDQLRRIRRNEEKGKTGHPQQRVVEKKPIPIKPNLQKMRCSACHGTGHMKTNKNCPLYGKDPSKTPVKDAGSGTSDGDEEAASLTGELVAVEGTKVKISRKVINSHEQSGKKKKLKASIPRHLADETRKRGDDSICSSDAGGASPPMLVKQERDGEFDSDYEQSSVTPARPRLNAGAGVASAKRRISTLPEEDYLQGPHKSVQRIRADPKVTMGTLLTEIVNELKTIPGSEHLMFAVNAKKVKDYYDIIKNPMDLQKIKCKIADNKYELRQEFLLDVKRMLDNSRLYNGDNHVITDAAKKMFELASKRLVEKEQQLMKLEKAINPLLDDNDRVGFGFVLEKIVQACKNIPKSVPFHTRVDAKKVPFYYQKITKPMDLGTIEANVKAHRYVTVEEFRNDIHQIMINSEMYNGPAEKSSYTAKATEIVALADKMIAENSVQLSELEANINGFDLNIGEVEPEIEDAMANDEEMSDVEESGVLVDDLALSGNEMEDEEMDESAWTSELLQSRMHSSGQLNNDLALSDSDDEERVEAIKRGDTADNLLDSF; from the exons ATGGAATTTGATGGAACACTACTAAATGGTCATGCGGGTACAAGTACAGCGGTCAAAGAGGAGCAAATGGAAGATGAAGATTGGGATCCGGATGAAGGAGTGAGCGATTTCTATCGAAACCATCCTTGTGCGCGAAACGAGC CTTATCCTTGCACTAGTCAAGAAGAATTCATTAGAGAAGAAGACTGTTTTAATCCAGATGATTATGAGGAAGTGAGCAAAACG AATAGTCCTAAAACACCCTTTGTCCCACCTTCGAGGCGAGATGACGCTCCACTTGCATCAATATTGAATCCGCAGCTGGATAATATAGATCCGAG ACGGTTTTTCGCTGATTATGAACACAATGCCGTAGTTCGATTTTCGCGAATATTCGCTGCAAGTATCAAGTCTTCATCAAAGGCAGAGATATGGTGGCCGTCAAAAACGTTCCACAAAAAAGTCAATGCAGAG aaacctgttaaatctgaaaagaagaaactagcGCTAACATTTGCTCCAGACCCTCCGGTTGAAATGTTGGTTCCAGATGAAGAG GCATTGATGCTTTCGTCTAAAACCAAAGCGAACCCGTCTCAAGCTGGAACATCGCGTGCTGGAGATGTACAGTCAGAAGATACGATGGCTCCTTGGCGAGTAGGGCCAGCTAAAATATG GTACGATCGTGCCGGAGTTCCATCAACGGCGTCCACCTACGATTACGGACTGGTTAAGAGGAAAAAG GAATCTGTAAGTGAACGCCAACAAGCGCAGAAATTATTGCCAGCGGAACTAATCGAATGGGAAGAGGAAATAATGATAGAGAGTGATGATTTTCGAGAAGAG GTTTTGGACGAATTAAAATACGGTGTTGAACCAGCTTGTGGTTGGGTACCGACACAGTATACACGGACGTATGAGCAGTACATGTTAGCAG TTAAAAACGATGCTTTCGACTTAATGTTTCAACCAGTTCAGAAAGGCATAACGCCTTCACCTATTACCCTAGCGCCTCACGCTG ATATCATCACTGAGCCGAGCGCCTCTCATTCGCTCTTCCCTCACGATTTTGTGAGCCAACATGAGCATCGATGGGAAGATGATGTAATACTCGATCCAAAACACGTGGACAGAATTACTG AGCCAAAAGTGTTGTCATTGGATTACCTGGACGATCCATTGATATATGGGATGCCTGATGATCGACGATCAGATGATCCTATGGATGCACCCACGAATAAGCCATTTGATCGAAAG GAACATCAATTCACCAAGAAGTCGAAGATGATTCTTGGCCAGGTGCAGCAGAGACAAAAACAGGAGGAAGAGGAACAG ATGGAAACCTCTGTGGCTCAAATGACAGACAAAGACCCATTCAATCTCAGCAACGATGACTACTACTTACCGAAAGCGATTAACAA ATCTGGGCCTGCTGGTAATAGTATGCTGATACAACACTCAATTCCTGCTCAAAATATCCACCGAACATTCTTCCCcacatttcttcttccttcgaAATTGCGGCATTTCCACAG GCAACCTCTTTCAAAGCGAGTTATTCGTCAGTTTAATGGCAGATGGGTAGACATAAAGAAACTCACAAAATATATCAAGTTGAAAGAAGAG CAACGAGAGAAACAACGATGCGCGGAAGGCGGTGGTGACATCTTCTTTATGCGTGACGTAGCTGATCTAAGTGGTAGAGATGGAGATTTGGTGCTATTGGAGTACTCCGAAGAACATCCACCATTGTTGTGCCAACCAGGGATGGCTTCAAAGATCAAGAACTTTTACAAGAAG AAGCCAGGAAAAGATGCTGATCCTGATTTTGAGTACGGTGACATGGCTTACCTACATACCGTGCCATTCCTCGGACAATTACAACCGGGTCAAGCAATGCAATCGGTTGAGAACAACTTGTTCAG AGCTCCTATTTATCGACATTCACCTCAACATAATGATTACCTGTTGATCCGAAATCGGAACGG ATGGTTTATCCGGCCATGTCCACCTTTGTTTCTTGTTGGTCAGGAATGTCCTCTCTACGAGGTCCCCAGCCCGAACTCTAAAAGAGCGACCATATTCGTCAGGGATTTTCTTCTG GCGTTCATATATAGATTGTTCTGGGCTAGTGAGCATCGGCCTCGTAGGTTAAAAATGGACGACATCAAAGCAGCATTTCCCCACTACGCTGAAAGTAGCGTGCGAAAACGTTTAAAACAATGCTCGGACTTTAAGCGGCTCGGGACAGGACCAGATCAGAACTACTGG GTGTTGCGTCCAGAATTTCGACTTCCGAGCAAGGAAGAAGTTCTAGCTATGGTAACACCTGAGATGTGTTGCGCTCAGTACAGTATGCTTGCTGCAGAGCAAAGGTTGAAA GATGCGGGTTATGGTGAAAAGTACTTCTTCACACCGGAGAACGAAGACGATTCCGATGATCAAGTGACGATCGAGGATGAA ATCAAATGTGCTCCATGGAATACTACACgtgctttcctttcatcaatGCGAGGAAAATGTCTTTTGGATCAAACGGGAATTGCTGACCCCACTGGTTGTGGTCAAGGTTTCAGTTATGTACGGGTCTCACAAAAGCCTCAAAAG gaTGATACGCCAGCAATGCCAAAACGTCTTGTAACGGGTACAAATGCTGATCTCAGGAAATTGCCGCTTAAGGAGGCCAAAGAAATATGTAGAGATTATGGAGTGAGGGAGGAAGAG ATAAATGCTCTTTCTCGCTGGGAAATCATCGACGTGATCCGAACTTTGTCCACACAGGCGGCTAAAGCAAAAGCTGACTCGTCTGGGGACC ACGGGAATGTATCTGGTATGGCTCGTTTTGCCCGAGGAAACATCCGTTTCAATTTCGCCGATATGCAGGAGAAGTACAAGAAGCACTGCCAACACATATTTGATCTCCAAAACCA AACGCTAGCGAATCCTGAGGCGCTTTCTACTGACGAAGGCAGTTCTGGTGAAGATTCTGACAATGAAGAACTTGCAACTAGGCTTGAAACCATGCTACAAGCAAACAAAG ggaaaaaacacatttctaTGTCGGAACGGGCTCGAATGGAATTTGAGAACGAGGAGAAGGAACGACAAGATCTGAAAAGAATGGTTCATGGAGATGCCCcgatgaaaactgaaaaagacaagaaagaaGCGACAGCTGAGGAGAAGAAGA ATGTGTCCAAGATTGGAGAGGATCTCGCTGCTTCTGCTTCTAAGATATCCGGTATAACGGCGAACCAAAAATTGAAGATCTATCGGACTATGAAGAATCCGGATGGAACGGAATCG acGCGTGTTGAAGTCGTAACAAGACCGCAACTTATTGAAGCGTACACGAGGATACGAATGACAAAAGATGAGAACTTTATCGAGGTGTACGCTCAGATGGATGAACAATTTAAAGAG GAACGAAGAAAGCAAAAGCGACGTTTGCAAGATCAGCTGCGGCGGATACGAAGGAACGAGGAGAAGGGAAAGACTGGTCACCCACagcag CGAGTTGTGGAGAAGAAACCTATTCCTATCAAACCGAATCTGCAAAAAATGCGCTGCTCGGCTTGTCATGGTACTGGTCATATGAAAACGAACAAGAACTGTCCATTGTACGGCAAGGATCCTTCCAAAACGCCTGTGAAAGACGCAGGG TCTGGCACTTCGGATGGTGACGAGGAGGCAGCATCCTTAACAGGTGAACTTGTTGCTGTTGAAGGAACTAAGGTGAAGATAAGTAGGAAGGTTATCAACAGTCACGAGCAATCtggcaagaagaaaaagctcaA AGCCTCGATTCCCCGACATCTGGCCGATGAAACGAGGAAACGAGGTGATGATTCGATATGTTCCTCTGATGCTGGTGGAGCATCACCTCCCATGTTGGTTAAGCAGGAGCGCGATGGAGAATTTGATAGCGACTACGAACAGTCGTCGGTTACACCAG CTCGCCCAAGGCTCAACGCTGGTGCTGGAGTGGCGTCAGCTAAGCGACGTATTTCCACCTTACCTGAAGAAGATTACTTGCAAGGACCTCATAAAAGTGTGCAACGAATTCGTGCGGATCCTAAG GTCACCATGGGTACATTGTTAACTGAAATCGTGAATGAGCTGAAAACTATTCCTGGATCTGAACATTTGATGTTTGCTGTTAATGCTAAAAAG GTCAAGGATTACTACGACATCATCAAGAACCCAATGgatttgcaaaaaatcaaGTGTAAAATTGCCGATAATAAGTATGAACTACGACAGGAGTTCTTATTG GATGTTAAAAGAATGCTCGACAATTCACGATTGTACAATGGAGATAACCACGTCATTACGGATGCTGCGAAAAAG atgttCGAGTTGGCGTCGAAGCGCTTAGTTGAAAAGGAGCAACAATTGATGAAGCTTGAGAAGGCTATCAATCCGCTTCTTGATGATAATGACAGG GTTGGATTCGGTTTTGTACTTGAGAAGATCGTACAAGCATGCAAAAACATCCCAAAATCGGTTCCGTTCCATACAAGGGTGGATGCGAAAAAG GTTCCATTTTATTACCAGAAGATCACTAAGCCAATGGATCTGGGTACTATAGAAGCGAACGTTAAGGCGCATCGTTATGTCACCGTAGAAGAATTTAGGAACGACATTCATCAG ATAATGATCAACTCGGAAATGTACAACGGTCCCGCAGAGAAGTCATCATATACTGCAAAAGCTACAGAGATAGTTGCGCTTGCTGATAAAATGATAGCCGAGAATTCAGTTCAG CTGTCCGAGTTAGAAGCGAATATAAACGGGTTTGATCTTAATATTGGTGAGGTGGAACCTGAGATCGAGGATGCAATGGCTAATGATG AAGAAATGTCAGACGTCGAGGAAAGTGGCGTTCTGGTTGATGATCTCGCACTCAGTGGAAATGAAATGGAGGATGAAGAGATGG ATGAGTCCGCATGGACAAGTGAATTGCTGCAGTCTCGCATGCACTCTTCTGGTCAGTTGAACAATGATCTAGCCCTGTCGGACTCGGACGACGAAGAGCGTGTTGAAGCGATCAAAAGAGGTGACACAGCGGACAATCTCTTGGACTCATTCTAA
- a CDS encoding hypothetical protein (NECATOR_CHRI.G1715.T2), whose amino-acid sequence MPAMEKERELLWMLRGELKIEDLGALSDLETTFRSFHCFQPLEGHCKGNCRLKHCNNLKLDPEIGFCERWRRKRKVRPAETDIAEARQAVGTSFVEHHLTIEQLKDLYPDSYIHHEFPERSDGLHSEEAR is encoded by the exons ATGCCTGCGATGGAGAAAGAGCGTGAACTGCTGTGGATGCTTCGTGGTGAACTCAAAATTGAAGATCTTGGCGCCTTGTCCGATTTGGAGACCACATTTCGATCGTTTCACTGCTTTCAGCCCCTAG AAGGACACTGCAAAGGTAACTGCCGATTAAAGCATTGCAACA ACTTAAAACTAGATCCAGAAATCGGTTTTTGCGAAAGATGGAGGCGAAAGCGCAAAGTACGACCTGCAGAAACAGATATCGCTGAGGCGAGACAA GCAGTTGGGACATCATTCGTCGAACATCACTTGACGATCGAGCAACTTAAAGATCTCTATCCGGATTCATATATTCATCACGAATTCCCGGAACGCAGCGATGGACTGCACAGCGAGGAGGCAAGGTAA
- a CDS encoding hypothetical protein (NECATOR_CHRI.G1716.T1), producing MLRLRGLSDLHRYKAMRQIQRETSYRTSIIQSPICSHQGLVASSIKVQARRSSGFPFKCNPSSSVCRILIFLLLCN from the exons ATGTTGCGGTTGCGCGGCTTATCAGATCTTCACCGCTATAAAGCAATGAGGCAAATTCAAAGAGAGACTTCGTATCGGACATCTATCATACAGTCTCCAA TCTGCTCTCACCAGGGATTGGTAGCAAGTTCGATCAAGGTTCAAGCTAGACGGTCGAGCGGTTTTCCGTTCAAGTGCAACCCAAGTTCGAGTGTATGTAGAATACTCATATTTCTGTTACTGTGCAATTAG